One genomic region from Anopheles bellator chromosome 2, idAnoBellAS_SP24_06.2, whole genome shotgun sequence encodes:
- the LOC131206895 gene encoding uncharacterized protein LOC131206895: MWSTILLVVPLLGIGYAAEIRLKRQGFAPAAECIISEADIDEIVQLTKMLDGRRSKKRPSNRAPTAELTDGCTRKLAEFKTSIQDVLARYGTMKKEWIKASEYELLKAKQESEISDLLREVDNLEREAEQRYRAELEKLRNSLQRLHRQLNENLRQLEQERLAGRRAQEALCVTNIQGGRAENAVRIFRALNGSYDTVRVTNDTYRDDRDMVEPLVEFFKALRDDAQTFDTIGGLEELHKQLERNNQLDLERSRTIFHSLVGLENYYTADVDVVRVQKLRIKLMDTLRALRNQ, translated from the coding sequence ATGTGGTCTACGATTCTTTTAGTTGTACCGCTGTTGGGGATAGGTTATGCTGCGGAGATTCGCCTCAAGCGCCAAGGCTTTGCTCCGGCTGCAGAGTGTATCATTTCGGAAGCCGATATAGACGAGATCGTACAGCTCACGAAAATGCTTGACGGACGTAGATCCAAAAAGCGCCCTTCTAACCGAGCACCGACTGCGGAGCTCACGGATGGTTGTACCCGTAAGTTGGCAGAGTTTAAAACGTCGATCCAGGACGTGCTGGCTCGGTACGGTACGATGAAGAAAGAGTGGATAAAGGCCAGCGAATATGAGCTACTGAAAGCCAAGCAGGAGTCGGAGATCAGTGATTTACTGCGGGAAGTGGACAATCTTGAACGCGAAGCGGAGCAGAGATATCGGGCGGAGCTCGAGAAGCTGCGCAACAGTCTGCAGCGGTTACATCGCCAATTGAACGAGAATTTGCGTCAACTCGAACAGGAAAGGCTTGCTGGCCGGCGGGCACAGGAGGCACTGTGCGTTACCAACATTCAGGGCGGTAGAGCCGAGAACGCGGTGCGAATATTTCGTGCCCTTAACGGAAGCTACGACACGGTGCGTGTCACTAACGATACATACCGGGATGATAGAGACATGGTGGAACCGTTGGTCGAGTTCTTCAAGGCACTTCGTGATGACGCACAGACATTCGACACGATCGGTGGTTTGGAGGAATTGCACAAGCAACTTGAGCGCAACAACCAGCTAGATTTAGAGCGAAGCCGAACGATTTTCCATTCGTTAGTTGGGCTAGAGAACTATTACACCGCGGATGTGGATGTGGTTCGAGTGCAGAAGCTGCGTATCAAGTTAATGGACACTCTTCGTGCTCTTAGAAATCAGTGA